In Colletotrichum lupini chromosome 6, complete sequence, a single window of DNA contains:
- a CDS encoding tyrocidine synthetase 1, which produces MCATAHQHGRAFKIRRGLRVLQFAAYTFDMANSDIFCTLFHGGTICVPSEDERMNDLAGFVARFQVESAKITPSLASLLAPTDMPSLKTIILGGEVASKDLLTRWANHAETIISYGPAECAVTSASHVYVKGTDAGVIGRGFGTRLWIVDPNSRHVILPIGSVGELLIEGPNVGRGYLAKPEMTEQFFVGAPDWCSDKNNSQGEPRRFYKTGDLVQYDSDGVVRFVGRKDSQIKLRGQRLELSEVQHHLKEAFPKASTVLPVVIAPHVLGATKSLAAFVQLRDGAGLVQTQEDNIVALDLLGTDEWQASVKAAHKLLSKALPSYMVPTQFVPVSQMPRNASWKTDIRRLQELAADLPLGVLTLLGPSPSLPSTGQEPLTEMELKLQELWAILLDRKPGQLGLDDSFFYIGGSSLEAIRLVSLARTRGLDLTAQQIFQSPKLRDQARSLKPRLEIAPEGDTIPPLSLLKPETDRRTALEYAAKLAEVEPSQIEDIFPCTPLQEGLLAMTAQREGDYVARSVYRLPASTDLARFKRACEEVVAKTPTLRTRVVSLPDDGLVQVVVNECFQWGPDLDMDSISSLESHKPSQALGSGLSFFALGESARQGATYFVWTIHHALYDGWSAPLILDAIEQVYNDGQSPVFAPFQSFVKHLLQQDNTTAENFWQAQFDGGDGAVSFPALPDPSKVPLADTVVDRLVSLAWLRSSTTPATAVRTAWAILQSQISGSKDIVFGATLTGRQADVAGVERMTAPTIAPVPVRVMLHNDENVEDMLHAIQKQMVDMLPFEQFGIQNIKRVSGAARDACQAQTLLLIQPLGQNLSLRQNRLMSHVSGFVHETKSYALTLYCYLEVDGVHIYAVFDSSVIKEERVSRILGQFEHILKQLSDAENLALKVSDLEVASPQDMKDMWRWNAQVPPTMDRCVHDMIIDRVHQQPEAEAIHAWDGDLTYAQLDALSSTLARRLIKLGVGPNMIVSLCFEKSMWTPVAVMGVMKAGGCSVLLDGGQPEQRLKTIVQQVVPSVMIASALRRDEPSRLCTSNGLKVIVLDRQALDELEATDVEVPLPVVPTSSLLYLVFTSGSTGLPKGAQVTHSNYASALHYQCEFFGYQTTSRVYDFASYSFDGAWFNMLHTLEAGGCVCIPLDEDRRNDLSASINHMGANMLNLNATTHRLLNPASLPAVNNLISLGEPIRKEDVEIWTPGVIKQAYGPAECTPISTALRGETGDQPNVGIGSGLGSLTWVVDPDTGRLMPPGITGELWLEGPIVGAGYLNEKEKTAAAFVHDPSWLVRGGGGVPGRQGRLYRTGDLVRQLDDGPLVFVGRKDTQVKIRGQRVELEDIEHHLHRVMASRYETVTLVAEVIKPEGQEPILVAYVALSSPGEASLDDVLASLVVGEPSKELASALPAHLVPTAYIPLKQIPLTMTGKTDRKRLREMGAAMTRDQLVALHETHSGITSRKPSTPEEMQLRELWARVLNQTEISKISAESNFFVIGGDSIQAMRIVALAHEHDMRLTVADIFQSPRLSDMAKRVKMVQKKQSAYSEPRPFTLLSDDDLAGQELGAFIRETIAPAVEFPLEDIQDVMPTTATQAMCADAAMYNPAQGCFMVHVDVPERVSLDTIEECCQKVWDHLSILAAVFVTPGERMLQVIPRNSAAPVERHQIGDHQDMDGFATEVFHAALQPAMVPGSLYTRFYVLHGVGQSTRWGLRLSHAHFDRTSLTPILDCFAASLQGKALAPMARFSGFIECVCEAEDRMLAHWREVLCGSKPLALTPTGQPAEIVSIKRAIQAPPAFDGFTAANLYVAACVQALAQLRDTDDVVTTMTVSGRSTLPPALANVVGPTVNMVPLRVRLDAQKTFEGTLQATRQAQLDVLGFETSTVAPLFEACTPAASWQPDERRSTYILQFQNPEPFTVDLMGDGECCQELGWFGPDKVWDHSEEVWLIARPDPETETWNLWYSANTVNFSLERLEELVRELEVVVQRVIKDAAK; this is translated from the coding sequence ATGTGTGCCACCGCCCATCAGCACGGCCGGGCCTTTAAGATTCGGCGTGGTCTTCGCGTGCTGCAATTTGCTGCCTACACGTTTGACATGGCCAACTCGGACATCTTCTGCACCCTGTTCCACGGCGGCACCATCTGCGTCCCTTCAGAGGACGAGCGGATGAACGACCTTGCAGGCTTCGTGGCGCGGTTCCAGGTCGAGTCGGCCAAGATCACCCCGTCCCTAGCCAGTCTGCTCGCCCCGACCGACATGCCTAGCCTCAAGACCATTATACTAGGTGGTGAGGTTGCCTCCAAGGACCTTTTGACCCGCTGGGCGAATCATGCTGAGACAATCATCAGTTATGGTCCTGCGGAGTGCGCCGTGACCTCGGCAAGTCATGTTTACGTGAAGGGGACCGATGCTGGTGTCATCGGCAGAGGATTCGGCACACGATTGTGGATCGTGGACCCCAATAGCCGCCACGTCATTTTGCCTATTGGCTCCGTGGGTGAACTCCTGATCGAAGGTCCGAATGTTGGCCGGGGATATCTGGCCAAGCCTGAGATGACGGAGCAGTTCTTTGTCGGTGCCCCCGACTGGTGCAGCGACAAGAACAATAGCCAGGGCGAGCCTCGGCGATTTTACAAGACTGGTGACTTGGTTCAGTATGATTCCGACGGCGTGGTGCGCTTCGTCGGCCGCAAGGACTCGCAGATCAAGTTGCGCGGCCAACGTCTCGAACTCAGCGAGGTGCAGCACCATCTCAAGGAGGCTTTCCCCAAGGCCTCAACAGTCCTCCCGGTTGTTATCGCACCCCATGTTCTGGGCGCTACCAAGAGTCTGGCAGCATTCGTGCAATTACGAGACGGTGCCGGCCTTGTTCAGACCCAGGAAGACAACATTGTCGCATTGGACCTCTTGGGAACGGATGAATGGCAAGCCAGCGTCAAGGCTGCACATAAACTACTGTCGAAGGCTCTCCCCTCTTACATGGTCCCGACGCAGTTCGTCCCGGTGTCGCAAATGCCAAGAAACGCATCTTGGAAGACTGACATACGGCGCCTGCAAGAGTTGGCCGCAGACCTCCCTCTGGGCGTGTTGACTCTTCTGGGCCCTTCCCCTTCACTTCCGTCTACCGGCCAAGAGCCCCTGACGGAGATGGAACTCAAACTACAAGAGCTTTGGGCCATCCTCCTGGACCGTAAGCCTGGCCAACTAGGTCTCGACGACAGTTTCTTCTACATTGGCGGCAGTTCACTTGAAGCCATTCGCCTCGTCAGCCTCGCCCGCACTCGAGGTCTTGATTTGACGGCTCAGCAGATTTTTCAAAGTCCCAAATTGAGAGATCAAGCTCGTTCGCTAAAGCCTCGTTTGGAGATTGCGCCAGAAGGCGATACCATCCCTCCACTGTCGCTGCTTAAGCCAGAGACGGATCGCCGTACAGCGCTAGAGTATGCTGCAAAGCTTGCTGAGGTCGAGCCGAGCCAGATCGAAGATATCTTCCCGTGTACACCTCTGCAAGAGGGCCTGCTAGCCATGACTGCTCAGCGTGAGGGAGATTACGTTGCACGCAGCGTGTACCGCCTTCCCGCTTCGACTGATCTAGCTCGCTTCAAGAGAGCGTGCGAAGAAGTAGTAGCCAAGACACCGACGTTGCGCACCCGAGTGGTGAGTCTCCCCGACGATGGGCTGGTTCAGGTTGTTGTCAACGAATGCTTCCAATGGGGTCCCGATCTGGACATGGATTCTATCTCTTCTCTTGAGAGCCACAAACCCAGCCAGGCTCTCGGGTCAGGGCTGTCCTTCTTTGCTCTGGGTGAAAGCGCTCGTCAGGGAGCGACATACTTCGTGTGGACAATCCATCACGCGCTCTATGACGGTTGGTCTGCGCCACTCATCTTGGACGCGATCGAACAGGTGTACAACGACGGCCAGTCACCAGTCTTTGCCCCCTTCCAGAGCTTCGTCAAACACCTACTCCAGCAGGACAATACAACCGCAGAGAATTTCTGGCAAGCCCAATTCgatggcggcgacggcgcgGTGTCCTTCCCTGCGCTACCCGACCCCTCGAAGGTGCCCCTTGCCGATACCGTCGTGGACCGTCTCGTGAGCCTCGCCTGGCTTCGCAGCAGCACCACACCCGCAACGGCTGTTCGCACCGCCTGGGCGATTCTGCAATCTCAGATCTCCGGATCCAAGGACATCGTCTTTGGTGCGACCTTGACGGGCCGGCAGGCCGATGTCGCTGGCGTAGAGCGCATGACGGCGCCTACCATCGCCCCGGTCCCCGTACGAGTGATGCTACACAATGATGAGAATGTTGAGGATATGCTGCACGCGATACAGAAGCAGATGGTGGACATGCTTCCGTTTGAGCAGTTCGGTATTCAGAACATCAAAAGAGTTTCCGGCGCTGCTCGGGATGCTTGCCAAGCACAGACGCTCCTCTTGATCCAACCTCTTGGCCAAAATCTGTCGCTGAGGCAGAACCGGCTTATGTCTCACGTCTCTGGCTTTGTACACGAGACCAAGTCGTATGCCCTCACGCTGTACTGCTACCTCGAGGTCGATGGCGTGCATATCTATGCCGTCTTCGACTCGTCTGTGATCAAGGAAGAGCGGGTCTCCAGAATTCTGGGACAGTTTGAGCACATCTTGAAGCAGTTGAGCGACGCAGAGAATCTTGCCCTGAAAGTTTCTGATCTTGAGGTAGCTTCTCCTCAAGATATGAAAGACATGTGGCGCTGGAACGCTCAAGTCCCCCCAACCATGGACCGCTGTGTGCACGACATGATAATCGACCGCGTCCATCAACAGCCCGAGGCAGAAGCTATCCATGCTTGGGACGGCGACCTTACATACGCACAATTAGACGCCCTATCATCAACGTTAGCTCGCCGTCTTATCAAACTCGGAGTCGGCCCAAACATGATTGTGTCCCTCTGCTTCGAGAAGTCCATGTGGACTCCCGTGGCTGTCATGGGCGTCATGAAGGCCGGAGGATGTTCTGTCCTGCTGGACGGGGGACAACCAGAGCAGCGGTTGAAGACAATTGTGCAGCAGGTCGTACCTAGCGTCATGATTGCCTCGGCTCTGCGCAGGGACGAGCCATCGAGGCTCTGCACGTCCAACGGACTGAAGGTGATAGTCTTGGATCGACAGGCTCTGGACGAGCTCGAGGCTACTGACGTTGAAGTGCCTCTTCCCGTAGTGCCAACTTCTAGCTTGCTGTACCTCGTCTTTACTTCCGGCAGCACTGGACTGCCCAAGGGGGCCCAAGTTACTCATTCCAACTACGCGAGTGCGCTGCACTATCAGTGCGAATTCTTCGGCTACCAGACCACCTCTCGCGTGTACGACTTTGCGTCCTACTCTTTCGATGGCGCTTGGTTCAACATGCTTCATACACTCGAAGCCGGTGGGTGCGTCTGCATTCCTCTGGACGAGGATCGACGGAACGATCTGTCTGCCTCGATCAACCACATGGGAGCCAACATGCTCAACCTGAACGCCACGACCCACCGTCTCCTGAACCCGGCGTCACTTCCGGCCGTCAACAACCTCATTTCCTTGGGCGAGCCGATCCGCAAGGAAGATGTCGAGATCTGGACACCTGGGGTCATCAAGCAAGCTTATGGCCCCGCCGAGTGCACCCCCATCTCGACGGCTCTGCGAGGGGAGACCGGTGACCAACCAAATGTCGGCATAGGCAGCGGACTGGGCTCCCTCACCTGGGTTGTAGACCCGGACACCGGCCGATTGATGCCACCAGGAATCACGGGAGAGCTCTGGCTTGAGGGCCCCATCGTCGGCGCCGGGTACCTGAATGAAAAGGAAAAGACGGCAGCTGCTTTCGTCCATGACCCATCGTGGCTTGTAAGGGGAGGGGGCGGTGTTCCGGGCCGTCAGGGACGTCTTTACAGAACTGGCGATCTTGTGCGACAACTCGATGACGGACCTCTAGTATTTGTCGGGCGCAAAGACACACAGGTCAAGATCCGTGGCCAGAGAGTCGAGCTGGAAGACATTGAGCACCACCTCCACCGCGTCATGGCCAGCCGGTACGAAACCGTCACCTTGGTTGCCGAGGTCATCAAGCCGGAAGGCCAGGAGCCCATCCTCGTGGCCTACGTTGCCCTCTCATCTCCCGGCGAGGCGTCCTTGGATGATGTCCTCGCCTCCCTGGTGGTTGGGGAGCCTAGCAAGGAGCTGGCCAGCGCGCTTCCCGCACACCTCGTGCCTACGGCTTACATTCCACTCAAGCAAATCCCACTCACGATGACAGGCAAGACAGACCGCAAGCGCCTGCGCGAGATGGGAGCCGCGATGACGCGGGATCAGCTGGTCGCTCTACACGAGACTCACTCGGGTATCACCTCAAGGAAACCGTCCACTCCCGAGGAGATGCAACTCAGGGAACTCTGGGCGCGGGTGCTTAACCAGACTGAGATATCAAAGATCAGCGCGGAGAGCAACTTCTTTGTCATCGGCGGGGACTCCATCCAGGCCATGCGCATAGTAGCCCTAGCCCACGAGCACGACATGCGCTTGACTGTGGCTGACATCTTCCAGAGTCCGCGCCTCAGCGACATGGCGAAGCGGGTCAAGATGGTGCAGAAGAAACAATCGGCGTACTCGGAGCCACGGCCGTTCACCCTGCTCTCTGATGATGACCTGGCAGGGCAAGAACTCGGTGCTTTCATTAGAGAGACGATTGCGCCGGCCGTCGAATTCCCGCTCGAAGATATCCAGGATGTCATGCCAACGACGGCCACCCAGGCCATGTGCGCCGACGCGGCCATGTACAATCCGGCACAGGGGTGCTTCATGGTCCACGTAGACGTACCCGAGCGCGTCTCTCTCGACACGATAGAGGAGTGTTGCCAAAAGGTCTGGGACCACCTCAGCATCCTAGCCGCCGTGTTCGTGACGCCTGGCGAGAGGATGTTACAGGTGATCCCACGAAATTCGGCGGCGCCGGTGGAACGACACCAGATTGGCGACCACCAAGACATGGATGGCTTCGCCACGGAAGTCTTCCACGCCGCCCTCCAGCCTGCCATGGTTCCGGGATCTCTTTACACGCGGTTCTACGTTCTTCACGGTGTGGGTCAGTCCACGCGCTGGGGCCTCCGGCTTTCCCACGCCCATTTCGACCGCACCAGCTTGACACCCATCCTCGACTGCTTCGCGGCCAGCCTTCAGGGCAAGGCTCTGGCACCCATGGCGCGCTTCTCGGGCTTCATTGAGTGCGTATGCGAGGCGGAGGATAGGATGCTAGCTCACTGGCGCGAGGTGCTTTGTGGTTCGAAGCCTCTCGCGCTGACCCCTACGGGGCAGCCCGCTGAGATTGTGTCTATCAAGCGCGCCATCCAGGCGCCGCCCGCATTCGATGGTTTCACAGCGGCGAATCTTTACGTCGCGGCGTGTGTGCAGGCGCTCGCTCAGCTGCGCGATACTGATGACGTGGTGACGACCATGACAGTGTCGGGTCGTTCCACACTTCCGCCCGCGCTAGCCAACGTCGTCGGCCCAACTGTTAACATGGTGCCTCTGCGCGTGCGACTCGATGCTCAAAAGACATTTGAAGGCACGCTCCAGGCAACGCGGCAGGCGCAGCTCGATGTGCTCGGTTTCGAGACGAGCACTGTCGCGCCGCTGTTCGAGGCCTGCACACCCGCAGCGTCGTGGCAGCCCGATGAACGTCGGTCAACGTACATCCTACAATTTCAGAACCCGGAGCCGTTCACGGTGGATCTTATGGGCGATGGCGAGTGCTGTCAGGAGCTCGGCTGGTTCGGACCGGACAAGGTGTGGGATCACTCGGAGGAGGTGTGGCTCATCGCAAGGCCGGACCCAGAGACCGAGACATGGAACCTATGGTACAGCGCCAACACGGTCAACTTTAGTCTAGAAAGGCTGGAGGAACTTGTCCGGGAGCTGGAGGTGGTCGTtcaaagggtaataaaagacgCGGCGAAATGA